The window GCGGGTGGTGCATTGGAAGCGGGCCATTACGCTGATGTGGCAGGAAAAGGTGGAGGTCCTTGAGGTTTACGAGAAGGAGATCCACGCCGTCTCGATCACGATCAAGCTCCCCTCCGTCATCCGTCTGCTGAAGCTGATCCGCGTAAAGGACAGCCACCACGCCGTGAAGTTTTCCCGCGCCAATATCTTCGCGAGAGACAAGCACCGCTGCCAGTATTGCGGCCAGAAATTCCGAACCGAGGAGTTGACCTTCGACCATGTGATCCCGATCTCGCGCGGCGGCAAAAAGGCCTGGGAAAATATCGTCACGGCCTGCCTGGTCTGCAACAACCGCAAGAGCGGCCGCACGCCGGACGAGGCCTCCATGCGCTTGATCAAACAACCCGTCAAACCCAAATGGAGCCCCACCTTTACGATCACGATCGGACTCAAGACCTTCCCCGAAAGCTGGCGGGATTATCTCTACTGGAACGTCGAACTGGACCTCGACCGGATGGAGATCGATCCCTCCGCGTAACATCCCGCATCCTCGAAGCGCCCAACCCTCCATGTCGTCCGGTTCCTGTCGCAAGGGAAAGCCGGTGTGTTATAATAGTGTTTCCTACAAGGAGAAGAGACGATGGTTTTGCTGGAGTTCAGCATGTCCCCTCTGGGGAAAGGAGAGAGCGTCGGGAAATATGTCGCCCGCTCTTTGGACATCATCGACCGGTCCGGCATCGAGTACCGGCTCAATCCGATGGGGACGGTGATCGAAGGAGACTGGGATCGGGTGTTCGGCGTCGTGAAACGGTGCTTCGAAACCATGAGAAAGGACTGCAACCGGATCTCCGTCAGCATCAAGGTCGATTACCGGAAGGGCCAGCGCGGAAGGCTGAGCAGCAAGACGGCCAGCGTCGAAAGGCGATTGAAACGAAAATTAAAAACGTAGGATAGCGG of the Nitrospiria bacterium genome contains:
- a CDS encoding HNH endonuclease is translated as MTLLLNTTYEPLRVVHWKRAITLMWQEKVEVLEVYEKEIHAVSITIKLPSVIRLLKLIRVKDSHHAVKFSRANIFARDKHRCQYCGQKFRTEELTFDHVIPISRGGKKAWENIVTACLVCNNRKSGRTPDEASMRLIKQPVKPKWSPTFTITIGLKTFPESWRDYLYWNVELDLDRMEIDPSA
- a CDS encoding MTH1187 family thiamine-binding protein, whose product is MVLLEFSMSPLGKGESVGKYVARSLDIIDRSGIEYRLNPMGTVIEGDWDRVFGVVKRCFETMRKDCNRISVSIKVDYRKGQRGRLSSKTASVERRLKRKLKT